A section of the Spirosoma pollinicola genome encodes:
- a CDS encoding OmpA/MotB family protein, whose product MKRVLILFAAVAMLASCNSKKRLAEIKTLQDARDKAVASLNDCDQRTATLRSQLSAKDTDLQGKDKQVGDLQSQIDYLKKTNTNLLDRMSDLSIVSKSGAESIKKSLETLNEQTKYTNNLNSSIQRKDSLNLALVMSLKRSLDDINDQDVQVEVKKGVVYVSLSDKLLFKSGSYEVLPAAEVVLGKVAKVVNDHKELDILVEGHTDAVPIATNAIKDNWDLSALRATSVVRTLQSKFSVSPERMTAGGRSEFSPKDDNTTSVGRQQNRRTEIIITPKLDQFFNLMSSGQAGGSK is encoded by the coding sequence ATGAAACGAGTATTGATTCTTTTTGCGGCCGTAGCAATGCTAGCTTCCTGTAACAGTAAGAAGCGCCTGGCCGAAATCAAAACCTTACAGGATGCACGCGATAAGGCAGTTGCTTCGCTGAACGACTGCGATCAGCGCACAGCTACACTTCGTTCGCAGTTGTCGGCCAAAGACACCGATTTACAAGGCAAAGACAAGCAAGTGGGTGATCTGCAATCGCAAATTGATTACCTCAAAAAGACGAACACTAACCTCCTCGACCGGATGTCGGATTTGTCGATTGTGAGCAAATCAGGTGCTGAAAGCATCAAAAAATCGCTCGAAACGTTGAACGAGCAAACAAAATATACCAATAACCTCAACTCATCTATTCAGCGGAAAGATTCATTGAATCTGGCGCTCGTGATGAGCCTGAAACGGTCACTAGACGATATTAATGACCAGGATGTACAGGTTGAAGTGAAAAAAGGTGTTGTTTATGTCTCTCTTTCAGACAAGCTTTTATTTAAATCGGGCAGCTATGAGGTTTTACCAGCTGCCGAAGTCGTTTTAGGTAAAGTAGCTAAAGTTGTAAACGACCATAAAGAGCTTGATATTCTGGTAGAAGGTCACACAGATGCTGTCCCCATTGCAACGAACGCTATCAAAGACAACTGGGATTTGAGTGCTTTACGGGCTACTTCGGTTGTTCGGACATTGCAGAGTAAGTTCAGCGTATCTCCTGAGCGTATGACAGCCGGTGGCCGATCAGAATTTTCGCCTAAAGACGACAATACAACGTCTGTAGGTCGTCAACAGAATCGCCGTACTGAAATCATCATTACGCCAAAGCTTGATCAATTCTTCAACCTGATGTCGAGTGGCCAGGCTGGTGGAAGCAAGTAA
- a CDS encoding lipoprotein signal peptidase, which yields MIQKSPYKYFLLTLFLIALDQGVKLAVHFYMAPGFAGQVKVAGDWLKLHYVLNPGMAFGMQLGHEYGKLLLSIFRLFAMVGIGYYLVSLAHRGAPNGLLWAMAMILAGAVGNVIDSTFYGVFLNNAPYGSPTPWFHGQVIDMIFVDVWEGFIPEWVPVWGGQYYSTPIFNIADSCIFVGVCIILFFQRRFFGEPPIEDSLLPISGPDAVEASVLPASEFLDEDDEQKPMNKETETSSDDSQQPTPESVIPEEPKRLD from the coding sequence ATGATTCAGAAAAGTCCCTATAAGTATTTTCTGCTGACGCTGTTCCTGATTGCACTTGATCAGGGCGTGAAGCTGGCTGTACATTTCTACATGGCACCCGGCTTTGCAGGCCAGGTTAAAGTTGCTGGTGATTGGCTCAAACTCCACTACGTGCTGAATCCAGGTATGGCGTTCGGAATGCAGTTAGGGCACGAATACGGTAAACTTTTACTGAGCATTTTTCGACTGTTTGCCATGGTCGGAATTGGCTATTATCTGGTAAGTCTGGCGCATAGAGGAGCGCCTAATGGCCTACTCTGGGCAATGGCGATGATATTGGCCGGTGCTGTCGGCAATGTAATTGACAGCACATTTTACGGCGTATTTCTTAACAATGCCCCCTATGGATCGCCTACACCCTGGTTTCATGGGCAGGTAATTGATATGATTTTTGTGGACGTTTGGGAAGGTTTTATTCCTGAATGGGTACCTGTTTGGGGCGGTCAGTACTATTCAACGCCTATTTTTAACATTGCCGATTCCTGCATCTTCGTTGGTGTGTGCATCATCCTGTTTTTTCAACGCCGCTTTTTTGGTGAGCCACCTATTGAAGACAGTCTTCTTCCCATTTCCGGCCCGGATGCGGTAGAGGCATCCGTATTACCTGCATCCGAGTTTCTTGATGAAGATGATGAACAGAAACCAATGAACAAAGAAACAGAAACATCATCAGATGATAGTCAACAGCCCACGCCTGAGTCGGTTATACCCGAAGAACCAAAGCGTTTAGACTAA
- a CDS encoding proline dehydrogenase family protein encodes MPETVQGLTDLKSTIRPLSFEDTSIAFSSQSDFKLRKTYWLFALMNKGWLVNLGTFFIKIALRLRLPIKFLIKSTIFGQFCGGESIQDSEKTIQHLHDVHVGTILDYSVEGEETEKSFDETTLEILRTIERASESDDIPFSVFKVTGIASTDLLEAIQIGDSLNKEQKAEFDRVMKRVDTICQRANERNVRVFIDAEESWIQDTIDTLAYEMMYRYNHERPIVYNTYQMYRWESMAHLRRDTAEAQAKGYYLGVKLVRGAYLEKERLRAHEEEYQDPIQPTKEDTDLAFDEAIDFCLQNRETISICLGTHNEASCHYCVQLMKEMSIQPNDVHIYFAQLLGMSDNISYNLANAGYNVAKYVPYGPVESVMPYLFRRAEENKSISGQSSREFSLISNELKRRKGC; translated from the coding sequence ATGCCGGAGACTGTCCAGGGCCTTACAGACTTAAAGTCAACTATCCGCCCCCTCTCATTTGAGGACACTTCGATTGCTTTTTCGTCCCAGTCGGACTTTAAACTCCGAAAGACTTACTGGTTATTTGCGTTGATGAATAAGGGATGGTTGGTAAATTTAGGGACTTTTTTCATAAAGATTGCCCTACGTTTACGTCTCCCTATCAAATTCCTCATTAAAAGCACAATTTTCGGTCAATTTTGTGGAGGAGAGAGCATTCAGGACTCAGAAAAAACAATCCAACATCTACATGATGTTCATGTAGGTACCATTCTCGACTACTCTGTTGAGGGTGAGGAAACTGAAAAAAGTTTCGACGAAACAACCCTCGAAATTCTTCGTACGATCGAGCGGGCCAGTGAATCTGATGACATTCCTTTTTCTGTTTTTAAGGTAACTGGTATTGCCTCGACCGACCTGCTCGAAGCGATTCAAATTGGCGATTCGCTGAACAAAGAGCAAAAAGCTGAATTTGACCGCGTTATGAAGCGTGTCGATACCATTTGCCAGCGAGCCAACGAGCGAAACGTACGTGTTTTCATCGACGCCGAAGAAAGCTGGATTCAGGATACGATCGATACGCTGGCTTATGAGATGATGTACCGCTATAATCACGAGCGCCCCATTGTCTATAATACCTACCAGATGTACCGTTGGGAAAGCATGGCTCACCTTCGGCGCGATACAGCCGAAGCGCAGGCAAAAGGCTATTATCTGGGTGTGAAACTGGTGCGTGGTGCGTATCTGGAAAAAGAGCGACTTCGCGCCCACGAAGAGGAGTATCAGGACCCGATCCAGCCAACAAAAGAAGATACCGATCTGGCGTTTGACGAGGCCATCGACTTTTGTTTACAGAACCGCGAAACCATTTCCATTTGCCTAGGCACCCATAATGAAGCCAGTTGCCATTATTGTGTTCAGCTCATGAAGGAAATGAGTATTCAACCCAATGATGTGCATATTTACTTTGCCCAGTTGCTGGGTATGAGCGACAATATATCGTACAATCTGGCCAATGCCGGGTACAACGTGGCTAAATATGTGCCCTATGGCCCTGTTGAATCGGTTATGCCGTATCTGTTCCGCCGGGCCGAAGAGAACAAGTCAATTTCCGGGCAGAGCAGCCGCGAGTTCTCGCTGATTAGTAATGAATTGAAACGCCGTAAAGGCTGTTAA
- a CDS encoding chorismate mutase, with the protein MKVELAVEPLGSWIDTNGKPLIIAGPCSAETEDQLVETARQLKALGAVHAIRAGVWKPRTRPGSFEGMGEAALPWIQRAKAETGLPFAVEVATPQHIELALKYGVDILWIGARTTVNPFNVQEIADALRGVDVPVLVKNPVNPDLALWVGAFERIAGAGIKKLGAIHRGFATGEASKYRNIPMWQMAIELKSIFPQLPIIGDPSHMAGKRAYLNELAQMALDLNYDGLIVESHIDPDKAWSDAAQQLTPAAFGEMLDHLEIRQVESQNLEFQSFVEQSRRNIDNVDRQIVEMLGARMALVERLAEYKRDNNVTLFQPDRWKEILQTRTDLGKKLNLYPELVEEIYKIIHMESIRKQTEIIHSTTQSV; encoded by the coding sequence ATGAAAGTAGAATTAGCCGTAGAGCCGCTTGGATCGTGGATTGATACCAACGGCAAGCCTCTGATCATTGCTGGTCCTTGCAGTGCCGAGACCGAAGATCAGTTAGTTGAAACCGCTCGCCAGTTGAAGGCACTGGGCGCGGTTCACGCCATACGCGCGGGCGTTTGGAAGCCCCGCACCCGGCCGGGTAGTTTTGAGGGTATGGGCGAAGCAGCCTTGCCCTGGATTCAGCGCGCCAAAGCCGAAACGGGTCTGCCGTTTGCGGTTGAGGTTGCCACACCTCAGCACATCGAACTGGCTCTGAAATATGGTGTTGATATCCTATGGATTGGTGCCCGCACGACAGTAAACCCATTCAACGTACAGGAAATTGCTGATGCCCTGCGTGGTGTTGACGTACCTGTACTGGTTAAAAATCCGGTAAATCCAGATCTGGCCCTTTGGGTTGGTGCTTTCGAGCGTATCGCTGGAGCCGGTATTAAAAAACTGGGCGCTATCCACCGTGGCTTTGCAACGGGTGAGGCCAGCAAGTACCGCAACATCCCGATGTGGCAGATGGCTATTGAGCTGAAGTCGATCTTCCCTCAACTGCCAATCATTGGTGATCCCAGCCACATGGCAGGTAAACGGGCTTATCTGAACGAATTGGCTCAGATGGCACTTGATCTTAACTACGATGGGCTGATTGTTGAGTCGCACATTGATCCAGATAAAGCATGGAGTGACGCTGCACAACAGTTGACACCTGCTGCTTTTGGCGAAATGCTCGATCACTTGGAAATTCGTCAGGTTGAATCGCAAAATCTGGAATTTCAGAGCTTTGTTGAGCAATCACGTCGTAACATCGACAATGTTGACCGGCAGATCGTTGAGATGCTTGGTGCTCGTATGGCCCTTGTTGAGCGTCTGGCTGAATACAAGCGTGATAACAACGTAACGCTGTTCCAGCCTGATCGTTGGAAAGAAATTCTGCAAACACGTACCGACCTCGGTAAAAAACTGAATCTGTATCCAGAACTAGTGGAAGAAATCTACAAGATTATCCACATGGAGTCGATTCGGAAGCAAACCGAGATCATCCATAGCACAACGCAAAGCGTATAG